From a single Micromonospora sp. WMMD1102 genomic region:
- a CDS encoding methyltransferase domain-containing protein — MERTQSRPAGPAGGPRTAVVWTVLRRELARQQGRTLTVLDVGGGTGGFAVPLAEAGHSVTVVDASPDALAALTRRAAEAGVADRVRAVQGDGDALAGLVEPASADLVLCHAVLEVVDDPAGVVGAIGTALRPGGAASVLVANRAAAVLSRVTNGHLEVAAALLRDPAGHAGPRDTLRRRYDADGAAALLADAGLTVEQTHGVRVFADLIPAVAAEADPPALLDLELAASAQPPYRDIAAQLHLFARRPA, encoded by the coding sequence GTGGAGCGAACTCAGAGCCGTCCGGCCGGCCCGGCGGGCGGCCCGCGTACCGCCGTGGTCTGGACCGTGCTGCGCCGCGAGCTTGCCCGGCAGCAGGGCCGGACGCTCACCGTGCTCGACGTCGGCGGCGGGACCGGCGGCTTCGCGGTGCCGCTGGCCGAGGCGGGCCACTCGGTGACGGTGGTCGACGCCAGCCCGGACGCGCTCGCCGCGCTGACCCGGCGGGCCGCCGAGGCCGGGGTCGCCGATCGGGTACGCGCGGTGCAGGGCGACGGTGACGCCCTCGCCGGACTGGTCGAGCCGGCCAGCGCCGACCTGGTGCTCTGTCACGCCGTACTGGAAGTGGTCGACGATCCGGCCGGGGTGGTCGGGGCGATCGGCACCGCGCTGCGCCCCGGCGGCGCGGCCAGCGTACTGGTGGCGAACCGGGCCGCCGCGGTGCTGAGCCGGGTCACCAACGGGCACCTGGAGGTCGCCGCCGCGCTGCTGCGGGACCCGGCCGGGCACGCCGGACCCCGGGACACCCTGCGCCGGCGGTACGACGCGGACGGCGCTGCCGCGCTGCTCGCCGACGCCGGGCTGACCGTGGAGCAGACCCACGGGGTGCGCGTCTTCGCCGACCTGATCCCGGCGGTGGCCGCCGAGGCGGATCCGCCGGCCCTGCTCGACCTGGAGCTGGCCGCCTCGGCCCAGCCGCCGTACCGGGACATCGCCGCCCAACTGCACCTGTTCGCCCGCCGGCCGGCATGA
- a CDS encoding RNA polymerase sigma factor, which translates to MDDERTARFEAIYADMFSRILGFALRRCAGPEDAADVVAETFAIAWRRMDAIPPGDQARLWLYGVARNVLANHHRQIARRHDLSAALAAEVAHLYQPSAEESAELGTIGEVLRGLPDDDREILSLVAWEGLERRDRKGTGMFTQRGTGPAAPGAPQTRPGTGHGGCADRLAGDVREGDPVSDTRRAERRLVGLARVRDEELAGLAAGPAARALLSSIVAEPGHPPVPTPVYGRSSRPARRLVLAASALLAMSVAVVAGPSLLPERIGKATSYANSAIEIRQEGDFFVARIKDPLADRSRYVEAFRAVGKDVEIELVPVSPRLVGVRIQAGGDGSGQVRASSELVSAGPTPVDCAVTPASCTLVIRISTDTTGTVRYRVGRAALPGKPTQDPAVPSGVPAPPRGGAGGGTGN; encoded by the coding sequence GTGGACGACGAGCGGACGGCTCGTTTCGAGGCGATCTACGCGGACATGTTCAGCCGGATCCTCGGCTTCGCCCTGCGCCGGTGCGCCGGTCCGGAGGACGCGGCCGACGTGGTGGCGGAGACCTTCGCCATCGCCTGGCGCAGGATGGACGCGATACCGCCAGGGGATCAGGCCCGGCTCTGGCTCTACGGCGTGGCCCGGAACGTGCTGGCCAACCACCACCGGCAGATCGCGCGCCGGCACGACCTGTCGGCGGCACTCGCCGCAGAGGTGGCCCATCTCTATCAGCCGAGTGCGGAGGAGAGCGCTGAGCTCGGCACGATCGGCGAGGTGCTCCGCGGCCTGCCTGACGACGACCGGGAGATTCTCTCGCTGGTCGCCTGGGAGGGCCTCGAACGGCGAGATCGCAAAGGTACTGGGATGTTCACGCAACGCGGTACGGGTCCGGCTGCACCGGGCGCGCCGCAGACTCGCCCGGGAACTGGCCACGGCGGGTGTGCAGACAGGCTGGCTGGCGATGTCAGGGAGGGAGACCCGGTGAGCGACACCAGGCGGGCGGAGCGTCGGTTGGTCGGTCTCGCCCGGGTACGCGACGAGGAACTTGCCGGCTTGGCGGCCGGTCCCGCCGCCCGGGCGCTGCTCTCCTCGATAGTGGCGGAACCGGGCCACCCGCCCGTGCCGACACCGGTGTACGGCCGGTCGTCGCGGCCGGCCCGCCGGCTGGTGCTGGCGGCCTCAGCCCTGCTCGCGATGAGTGTCGCGGTGGTGGCCGGCCCGAGCCTGCTGCCCGAGCGGATCGGAAAGGCGACGTCCTACGCCAACTCGGCCATCGAGATCAGGCAGGAGGGCGACTTCTTCGTTGCCCGGATCAAGGACCCGCTCGCCGACCGGTCCCGTTACGTCGAGGCGTTCCGGGCGGTCGGCAAGGACGTCGAGATCGAGCTGGTTCCGGTCTCGCCGAGACTGGTCGGGGTACGGATCCAGGCGGGTGGCGACGGTAGTGGCCAGGTACGGGCCTCCAGCGAGCTGGTCAGCGCCGGCCCGACCCCGGTCGACTGTGCGGTGACCCCGGCGAGCTGCACATTGGTGATCCGGATCTCCACCGACACCACCGGGACCGTCCGGTACCGGGTGGGGCGGGCTGCCCTGCCGGGCAAACCGACCCAGGACCCGGCCGTTCCGTCGGGTGTCCCGGCCCCGCCCAGAGGAGGAGCCGGCGGTGGCACCGGCAACTGA
- a CDS encoding error-prone DNA polymerase: MSFHNPDLPWSELERVLSGRPARRGGHLHVVDPLAVDADGGDSPAWTRKRPGYTPPELPAPAEGAVPYAELHAHTNFSFLDGASHPEELAEEAARLGLTALAVTDHDGFYGVVRFAEAARALRLPTIFGAELSLGLPGPQHGEPDPLGRHLLVLAHGPEGYARLARTIARAQLRGGEKGRPVYGELEEVAAQLRDHVLVLTGCRKGTVPAALLTEGVEAAARELDRLTALFGAETVAVELTDHGDPYDGDRNDALAELAGTAGLPTVATNNVHYATPSRRRLATALAAVRARRSLDEIDGWLPAAGTAHLRSGAEMAARFAAFPGAVARAAEFGAELAFDLNLVAPRLPDYPVPPGHTEMSWLRELTMAGALRRYGPRGAHPEAYRQLDHELGMIEALGFPGYFLVVYDIVKFCRDNDIYCQGRGSAANSAVCYALWITNVDAVRHQLLFERFLAPERDGPPDIDVDIESDRREEVIQHVYAKYGREHTAQVANVISYRPRSAVRDVAKAFGFSPGQQDAWSKQIDRWGSVAAVDVADIPEHVVGYANELQTFPRHLGIHSGGMVICDRPVIEVCPVEWGRMPGRTVLQWDKDDCASVGLVKFDLLGLGMLAALHHAHDMIESTLDLSAMSLDDPEVYAMLRRADSVGVFQVESRAQMATLPRLKPECFYDLVVEVALIRPGPIQGGSVHPYIRRKNGLEPVTFPHPLMRNALEKTLGVPLFQEQLMQLAIDLAGFDAGRADELRRAMGAKRSAERMARIRDRLYAGMAERGISGEVADDVYLKLSAFASYGFPESHAMSFAYLVYASSWLKRYHPAAFLAALLNAQPMGFYAPQTLVDDARRHGVEVRRPDINASNAKATLETTPETRWGSAPGESPHEWGLGGPAVRLGLAGVRTLGDDLAEKIERERTAHGAYRDMPDLARRAGLTAGQLEALATADAFACFGLTRRAALWAAGAAAQDKPDRLPGTVTGAEAPTLPGMDAVDRLVADVWATGLSPESHPAQFVRERLDAAGAVPIARLAQVDPGTRVRVGGIVTHRQRPATAGGVTFVNLEDETGMLNVTCSPGLWQRYRKVARNSAALLVRGRLEKHDGVINLVADRLDAITPPVTPASRDFR, from the coding sequence ATGAGCTTCCACAACCCCGACCTGCCCTGGTCGGAGCTGGAACGGGTGCTCTCCGGCCGGCCGGCCCGCCGGGGCGGGCACCTGCACGTGGTGGACCCGCTCGCGGTCGACGCCGACGGCGGAGACTCGCCGGCCTGGACCCGCAAGCGCCCCGGCTACACCCCACCGGAGCTGCCCGCCCCGGCCGAGGGCGCGGTGCCGTACGCCGAACTGCACGCGCACACCAACTTCAGCTTCCTCGACGGGGCCAGCCACCCCGAGGAACTGGCCGAGGAGGCGGCCCGGCTCGGGCTGACCGCGCTGGCGGTGACCGACCACGACGGGTTCTACGGGGTGGTGCGGTTCGCCGAGGCGGCCCGGGCACTGCGCCTGCCCACCATCTTCGGCGCCGAACTCTCGCTCGGGCTGCCCGGACCGCAGCACGGCGAGCCGGACCCGCTCGGCCGGCACCTGCTGGTGCTCGCGCACGGCCCGGAGGGGTACGCCCGGCTGGCCCGGACCATCGCGCGGGCGCAACTGCGCGGCGGCGAGAAGGGCCGCCCGGTCTACGGCGAGCTGGAAGAGGTCGCCGCGCAGCTGCGGGACCACGTACTCGTGCTGACCGGCTGCCGGAAGGGCACGGTGCCGGCGGCGCTGCTCACCGAGGGGGTCGAGGCGGCAGCCCGGGAGTTGGACCGGTTGACCGCGCTGTTCGGGGCCGAGACGGTGGCGGTGGAGCTGACCGACCACGGCGACCCGTACGACGGCGACCGCAACGACGCGCTCGCCGAGCTGGCCGGCACCGCCGGGCTGCCCACGGTGGCCACCAACAACGTGCACTACGCCACCCCGTCCCGCCGCCGGCTGGCCACCGCGCTGGCGGCGGTACGCGCCCGGCGCAGCCTGGACGAGATCGACGGCTGGCTGCCGGCGGCCGGTACCGCCCACCTGCGCAGCGGGGCGGAGATGGCGGCCCGGTTCGCGGCCTTTCCCGGCGCGGTGGCCCGGGCCGCCGAGTTCGGCGCCGAACTGGCCTTCGACCTCAACCTGGTGGCGCCGAGGCTGCCGGACTACCCGGTGCCGCCCGGACACACCGAGATGAGCTGGCTGCGCGAGCTGACCATGGCCGGCGCGCTGCGCCGCTACGGCCCGCGCGGCGCGCACCCGGAGGCGTACCGGCAGCTCGACCACGAACTCGGGATGATCGAGGCGCTCGGCTTCCCCGGCTATTTCCTGGTGGTCTACGACATCGTGAAGTTCTGCCGGGACAACGACATCTACTGCCAGGGCCGGGGTTCGGCGGCGAACTCAGCGGTCTGCTACGCGCTCTGGATCACGAATGTGGACGCCGTCCGGCACCAGCTCCTCTTCGAGCGCTTCCTCGCCCCGGAGCGGGACGGGCCGCCGGACATCGACGTCGACATCGAGTCCGACCGCCGGGAGGAGGTGATCCAGCACGTCTACGCCAAGTACGGCCGGGAGCACACCGCGCAGGTCGCCAACGTCATCTCGTACCGGCCCCGGTCGGCGGTGCGGGACGTGGCCAAGGCGTTCGGCTTCTCGCCCGGTCAGCAGGACGCCTGGAGCAAGCAGATCGACCGGTGGGGCAGCGTGGCGGCGGTCGACGTGGCGGACATCCCCGAGCACGTCGTCGGGTACGCCAACGAGCTGCAGACTTTTCCGCGTCATCTCGGCATCCACTCCGGCGGGATGGTGATCTGCGACCGGCCAGTGATCGAGGTCTGCCCGGTGGAGTGGGGGCGGATGCCCGGCCGCACGGTGTTGCAGTGGGACAAGGACGACTGCGCCAGCGTCGGGCTGGTCAAGTTCGACCTGCTCGGCCTCGGCATGCTCGCCGCGCTGCACCACGCGCACGACATGATCGAGTCGACCCTCGACCTGAGTGCGATGTCCCTGGACGACCCCGAGGTCTACGCGATGTTGCGGCGGGCCGACTCGGTCGGGGTGTTCCAGGTGGAGAGCCGGGCGCAGATGGCCACCCTGCCCCGGCTGAAACCGGAGTGCTTCTACGACCTGGTGGTGGAGGTGGCGCTGATCCGGCCCGGCCCGATCCAGGGCGGCTCGGTGCACCCGTACATCCGGCGCAAGAACGGGCTGGAACCGGTCACCTTTCCGCATCCGCTGATGCGCAACGCGCTGGAGAAGACCCTCGGGGTGCCGCTGTTCCAGGAGCAGTTGATGCAGCTCGCGATCGACCTGGCCGGCTTCGACGCCGGTCGCGCCGACGAGCTGCGCCGGGCGATGGGGGCGAAACGCTCGGCCGAGCGGATGGCGCGGATCCGGGACCGGCTCTACGCCGGGATGGCCGAGCGGGGCATCAGCGGCGAGGTCGCCGACGACGTCTACCTGAAACTCTCCGCCTTCGCCAGCTACGGCTTCCCGGAGAGCCACGCGATGAGCTTCGCCTACCTGGTCTACGCCAGCTCCTGGCTCAAGCGCTACCACCCGGCGGCGTTCCTGGCCGCGCTGCTGAATGCCCAGCCGATGGGCTTCTACGCGCCGCAGACCCTTGTCGACGACGCCCGCCGGCACGGCGTCGAGGTACGCCGCCCGGACATCAACGCCAGCAACGCCAAGGCCACCCTGGAAACCACCCCGGAAACCCGGTGGGGGAGCGCGCCGGGCGAGTCGCCGCACGAGTGGGGGTTGGGCGGTCCGGCGGTCCGGCTCGGGCTGGCCGGGGTGCGTACCCTCGGCGACGACCTGGCGGAGAAGATCGAGCGGGAGCGGACCGCGCACGGGGCGTACCGGGACATGCCGGACCTGGCCCGCCGGGCCGGCCTGACCGCCGGGCAGCTGGAGGCGCTGGCCACCGCGGACGCCTTCGCCTGCTTCGGGCTGACCCGCCGGGCCGCGCTCTGGGCGGCCGGCGCCGCCGCGCAGGACAAGCCGGACCGGCTGCCCGGCACCGTCACCGGAGCGGAGGCGCCGACCCTGCCCGGGATGGACGCGGTGGACCGGCTGGTCGCCGACGTCTGGGCCACCGGGCTCTCCCCGGAGAGCCATCCGGCGCAGTTCGTCCGGGAGCGGCTCGACGCGGCCGGCGCGGTGCCGATCGCCCGGCTGGCCCAGGTCGATCCCGGCACCCGGGTCCGGGTCGGCGGCATCGTCACGCACCGGCAGCGACCGGCCACCGCTGGTGGGGTCACCTTCGTCAACCTGGAGGACGAGACCGGGATGCTCAACGTCACCTGCTCACCGGGGCTGTGGCAGCGCTACCGGAAGGTGGCCCGGAACAGCGCCGCGCTGCTGGTGCGGGGCAGGCTGGAGAAGCACGACGGGGTGATCAACCTGGTCGCCGACCGGCTCGACGCGATCACCCCACCGGTCACCCCCGCCTCCCGCGACTTCCGCTGA
- a CDS encoding alkaline phosphatase family protein: MTSPVNPLDLVRPHYFGGSLADVLPSALSVLGVPAGGAADRADPLGLTGQLAGVRRIAVLLVDGLGWYQLPTAAPHAPTLADLAARFGRPLTCGFPSTTPTSLVSFGTGAAPGAHGVLGFRVNVPGTDRVLTHINWPRSLVDGPGFPGGGPGSPVGGDRPGGSWPTAGAVDPTGTAGRFGRGGPPPSPGGPGPAGSPGGPGLAGSRGGPELPGSSAEPELPGSPAGDVVPRPAAGFGDDPDPRRWQPLPTQLQRAEAAGVAVTVVSRPALANTGLSVAAYRTGSYRGADDADALAGEMLGALTAGDGPTLVYGYHPEVDRHGHLSGIDSAGWRDAVAEVDALVARLVDGLPPDAALLVTADHGQLDIPPQGRYDLDTDPRLRAGVRVVAGEARVRYLHTLPGATADVLAAWSEVLGEQAWVASRAEAVAAGWFGPVPEAHLSRIGDVVVACLAPTVVLASKTHNPIETTLVAYHGSCTATEMTIPLLVVPPPRG; this comes from the coding sequence ATGACGAGCCCGGTCAACCCGCTCGACCTGGTCCGGCCGCACTACTTCGGCGGCAGCCTCGCCGACGTGCTGCCCAGCGCGCTGTCGGTACTCGGCGTACCGGCCGGTGGGGCGGCGGACCGGGCCGACCCGCTGGGGCTGACCGGACAGCTCGCCGGGGTACGCCGGATCGCGGTGCTGCTGGTCGACGGCCTCGGCTGGTACCAGTTGCCGACCGCTGCCCCGCACGCGCCGACGCTGGCCGACCTGGCCGCCCGGTTCGGACGCCCGCTCACCTGCGGTTTTCCCTCCACCACCCCGACCAGCCTGGTCAGCTTCGGCACCGGCGCCGCGCCCGGCGCGCACGGGGTGCTCGGCTTCCGGGTCAACGTCCCCGGCACCGACCGGGTACTCACGCACATCAACTGGCCGCGCTCCCTGGTCGACGGTCCGGGCTTCCCCGGCGGCGGACCGGGTTCACCGGTCGGCGGCGACCGTCCCGGGGGCTCCTGGCCGACGGCGGGTGCCGTCGACCCGACCGGTACGGCCGGACGGTTTGGCCGCGGCGGGCCGCCGCCGAGTCCGGGTGGTCCCGGGCCTGCGGGGTCCCCGGGTGGTCCGGGGCTTGCGGGCTCCCGGGGTGGTCCGGAGCTTCCGGGCTCGTCGGCCGAGCCGGAGCTTCCGGGGTCCCCGGCCGGCGACGTGGTGCCCAGGCCGGCCGCCGGCTTCGGCGACGATCCCGATCCGCGCCGCTGGCAGCCGCTGCCGACCCAGTTGCAGCGGGCCGAGGCGGCCGGGGTCGCGGTGACCGTGGTGAGCCGGCCGGCGCTGGCGAACACCGGCCTGAGCGTGGCCGCCTACCGCACCGGGTCGTACCGGGGCGCGGACGACGCCGACGCGCTGGCCGGCGAGATGCTCGGCGCGCTCACCGCCGGCGACGGCCCGACCCTGGTCTACGGCTACCACCCGGAGGTGGACCGGCACGGCCACCTGAGCGGGATCGACTCCGCCGGATGGCGCGACGCGGTCGCCGAGGTCGACGCGCTGGTCGCCCGGCTTGTCGACGGACTGCCGCCGGACGCGGCACTGCTGGTCACCGCCGACCACGGCCAGCTCGACATCCCACCCCAGGGGCGGTACGACCTGGACACCGATCCCCGGCTGCGCGCCGGGGTCCGGGTGGTGGCCGGCGAGGCCCGGGTCCGCTACCTGCACACCCTGCCGGGGGCGACCGCCGACGTGCTGGCCGCCTGGTCGGAGGTGCTCGGCGAGCAGGCCTGGGTGGCCAGCCGGGCCGAGGCGGTCGCGGCCGGCTGGTTCGGCCCGGTACCCGAGGCGCACCTGTCGCGCATCGGCGACGTGGTGGTGGCCTGCCTCGCCCCGACCGTCGTGCTCGCCTCGAAGACGCACAACCCGATCGAGACGACCCTGGTCGCCTACCACGGCTCGTGCACGGCCACCGAGATGACCATCCCGCTGCTGGTCGTACCCCCGCCCCGGGGCTAG
- a CDS encoding DNA polymerase IV, with the protein MGRSQSVPRGTDPRFGADADDSGSPILHVDMDAFFVAVEVRRRPDLRGRPVVVGGVGPRGVVSSASYEARAYGVRSAMPTMRARALCPSAVFLPPDFGQYTAASRAVMEIFRDVTPLVEPLSLDEAFLDVAGARRLLGRPAEIARLIRARVVEQERLTCSVGVAPTKFVAKLGSTRAKPDGLLVVPADKVLEFLHPLPVEALWGVGERAAETLRRLGLRTVRDIAQAPVGMLRGSLGDAAATHLHELAWGRDPRRVSPEHTEKSIGAEMTFETDVADPEAIRRALLALAEKVGVRLRRAGQVGRTISIKVRFADFRTINRSRTLGGPTDVAREVFDTAWALFDALGPGDRIRLIGVRVEGLSDGDQTPRQLALGAPEHGWRDAEAAADAAAARFGRSMVRPASLLGHADQRRTENPTRP; encoded by the coding sequence ATGGGTCGCAGCCAGTCCGTGCCACGCGGCACCGATCCGCGCTTCGGTGCGGACGCCGACGACTCCGGCTCGCCGATCCTGCACGTCGACATGGACGCCTTCTTCGTCGCCGTCGAGGTCCGCCGCCGTCCCGACCTGCGGGGCCGGCCCGTCGTGGTCGGCGGGGTCGGCCCGCGCGGCGTGGTCAGCTCGGCCAGCTACGAGGCCCGGGCGTACGGCGTGCGCAGCGCGATGCCGACGATGCGCGCCCGCGCGCTCTGCCCCTCGGCGGTCTTCCTGCCGCCCGACTTCGGGCAGTACACGGCCGCCTCCCGGGCGGTGATGGAGATCTTTCGTGACGTGACCCCGCTGGTCGAGCCGCTCTCGCTGGACGAGGCGTTCCTCGACGTCGCCGGGGCGCGCAGGCTGCTCGGCCGGCCGGCCGAGATCGCCCGGCTGATCCGGGCCCGGGTCGTCGAGCAGGAGCGGCTGACCTGCTCGGTCGGGGTGGCCCCGACGAAGTTCGTGGCGAAGCTCGGCTCCACCCGGGCCAAGCCGGACGGGCTGCTGGTGGTCCCGGCCGACAAGGTGCTGGAGTTCCTGCACCCGCTGCCGGTGGAGGCGCTCTGGGGGGTGGGGGAGCGGGCGGCAGAGACGCTGCGCCGGCTCGGCCTGCGCACGGTCCGGGACATCGCGCAGGCGCCGGTCGGGATGCTCCGGGGCAGTCTGGGCGACGCGGCGGCGACCCACCTGCACGAGTTGGCCTGGGGCCGGGATCCCCGCCGGGTCAGCCCGGAGCACACGGAGAAGTCGATAGGCGCCGAGATGACCTTCGAGACCGACGTGGCCGACCCGGAGGCGATCCGCCGGGCCCTGCTCGCGCTCGCCGAGAAGGTCGGGGTCCGACTGCGCCGGGCCGGGCAGGTCGGCCGGACGATCTCGATCAAGGTCCGGTTCGCCGACTTCCGGACGATCAACCGGTCCCGCACCCTGGGTGGTCCGACCGACGTGGCCCGGGAGGTGTTCGACACCGCCTGGGCGTTGTTCGACGCTCTCGGCCCCGGTGACCGGATCCGGCTGATCGGTGTCCGGGTCGAAGGGCTCAGCGACGGCGACCAGACACCCCGGCAGCTCGCGCTCGGCGCGCCCGAACACGGCTGGCGGGACGCGGAGGCCGCGGCGGACGCCGCCGCTGCCCGATTCGGGCGTTCCATGGTGCGCCCGGCGAGCCTGTT
- a CDS encoding aldo/keto reductase: MKTVPLGQTGEQVSQFALGCMLMGTAADEKSSYAILDRYLEDGGTFLDTANCYAWWPDPSFRGGESESLLGRWFARTGRRDQVFLATKGGAWIDNLELVRDQPDLSVTRGQYEGAGGDTLRRALDDSLRRLGTDHVDLYYVHADDRNTPLEETLEALAGLVAAGKTRYVGWSNVRSWRLERIRQLADRHGWPAPVALQQQHSYVRPHPGTDTLSIVDDEQLDYLRTNDDVTLVAYSPILKGSYDDLAKRRDHHVMEAYPGADAEARFAAVTELAGELGVTGTQLVLAWLLHQRDPQFVTLFGPRTPEQYAAALPALDLALTDEHLARLATAGA, from the coding sequence ATGAAGACGGTACCGCTCGGGCAGACCGGCGAGCAGGTCAGCCAGTTCGCCCTCGGCTGCATGCTGATGGGCACCGCCGCCGACGAGAAGTCGTCGTACGCGATCCTGGACCGCTATCTGGAAGACGGCGGCACCTTCCTCGACACCGCCAACTGCTACGCCTGGTGGCCCGACCCGTCGTTCCGGGGCGGCGAGAGCGAGAGCCTGCTCGGCCGCTGGTTCGCCCGCACCGGCCGGCGCGACCAGGTGTTCCTGGCCACCAAGGGCGGCGCCTGGATCGACAACCTGGAGCTGGTGCGCGACCAGCCGGACCTGAGCGTCACCCGGGGGCAGTACGAGGGGGCCGGCGGCGACACCCTGCGCCGGGCGCTCGACGACAGCCTGCGCCGGCTCGGCACCGACCACGTCGACCTCTACTACGTGCACGCCGACGACCGGAACACCCCGCTGGAGGAGACCCTGGAGGCGCTGGCCGGGCTGGTCGCGGCCGGCAAGACCCGGTACGTCGGCTGGTCCAACGTCCGCAGCTGGCGGCTGGAACGGATCCGGCAGCTCGCCGACCGGCACGGCTGGCCGGCGCCGGTCGCCCTGCAACAGCAGCACTCCTACGTGCGCCCCCACCCCGGCACGGACACGCTCTCCATCGTGGACGACGAGCAGCTCGACTACCTGCGGACGAACGACGACGTGACCCTGGTGGCATACTCGCCGATCCTGAAGGGCAGCTACGACGACCTGGCCAAGCGCCGCGACCACCACGTGATGGAGGCCTACCCGGGGGCCGACGCCGAGGCCCGGTTCGCCGCCGTCACCGAACTGGCCGGCGAGCTGGGCGTCACCGGCACCCAGCTCGTGCTGGCCTGGCTGCTGCACCAGCGGGACCCGCAGTTCGTCACCCTGTTCGGCCCGCGCACCCCGGAGCAGTACGCCGCCGCACTGCCCGCGCTCGACCTGGCCCTCACCGACGAGCACCTGGCCCGACTGGCGACCGCCGGGGCCTGA